One Ostrea edulis chromosome 2, xbOstEdul1.1, whole genome shotgun sequence genomic region harbors:
- the LOC125682186 gene encoding uncharacterized protein LOC125682186, whose protein sequence is MDSIFQMRIFNSWRGRNIGLALLVLSLNAETTKGCVNDRGECCTNFYHDNGKCIPCPAGSYGDNCFITCSPPRYGKNCGHRCTCSPDEECNPYKGCVRIDTVSTPSTSIKAGNGMKSIQNSMKVERKSTRNRNNSKVDKAYPVSMDIIPILAVVSKETYYVTPTSASGGNSQTLQVIIITGSVLSLFLIIIIINQIHGKLKKHMNIISTRQISDPVATNEAEEEAYVEINESGMLGNSSRYEKFESQPSIKQQKTNEDDSKIEICDVTKPMLPKLRNRVIGTKSEESSVRQEDESSEERRSDYLDVVTDNLNESPDNSYLKPVGMLNTCLDVIGSPPKGMSESESRTGCQTFDMESPSICQSELTSQRDTYLEVVHQ, encoded by the exons AtggattcaatatttcaaatgagaATTTTTAATTCATGGAGAGGGCGAAACATAGGATTAGCCTTATTGGTTTTATCACTCAATGCAGAAACAACTAAAGGCTGTGTTAACGATAG aGGCGAGTGCTGTACGAATTTTTACCATGACAATGGGAAATGCATTC CCTGTCCTGCGGGTTCATATGGAGATAACTGTTTCATAACCTGTTCACCTCCGCGTTATGGGAAGAACTGTGGTCACCGGTGTACATGTAGTCCGGATGAGGAGTGCAATCCCTATAAAGGATGTGTCAGAATCGATACCG TGTCCACTCCTTCTACAAGTATCAAAGCAGGAAACGGCATGAAGTCAATTCAAAATTCAATGAAAGTGGAAAGAAAATCAACGAGAAATCGTAACAATTCAAAAGTAGACAAAGCATATCCTGTTTCTATGGATATCATACCTATCTTGGCAGTGGTATCCAAGGAAACATATTATGTGACTCCTACGTCAGCTTCTGGAGGTAACTCACAAACTTTGCAGGTCATCATAATCACAGGATctgttttatctttatttttgatcataataataattaacCAGATTCACGGAAAACTGAAAAAGCACATGAACATCATTTCTACAAGACAAATATCTGACCCCGTGGCTACAAATGAAGCAGAGGAAGAGGCATATGTAGAAATCAACGAGTCTGGCATGCTGGGAAATAGTTCAAGATACGAGAAATTTGAGTCACAACcttcaataaaacaacaaaaaacaaacgaAGATGAttcgaaaattgaaatatgTGATGTCACAAAACCAATGCTTCCAAAATTAAGGAATCGAGTCATTGGAACAAAATCAGAAGAATCTAGTGTTAGACAAGAAGATGAGAGTTCGGAAGAGAGACGTTCAGATTATCTGGATGTTGTGACTGATAATCTTAATGAATCCCCGGATAATTCTTACCTGAAACCAGTAGGTATGTTAAACACGTGTTTAGACGTGATAGGTTCGCCACCAAAAGGGATGTCAGAAAGCGAAAGTCGAACCGGGTGTCAGACCTTTGATATGGAAAGTCCATCGATCTGTCAAAGCGAGCTAACCAGCCAAAGGGACACATATCTTGAAGTTGTCCATCAATAG